In Pseudonocardia sp. C8, one genomic interval encodes:
- the trxA gene encoding thioredoxin: MANTIDVTSSSFDKDVLKSEKPVLVDFWATWCGPCKMVAPVLDEIAGENPDKLTVAKLDIDANPEVARDYQVMSVPTMILFSGGKPVKQIVGAKPKAALLADLADHL, translated from the coding sequence ATGGCCAACACCATCGACGTCACCAGCAGCTCGTTCGACAAGGACGTCCTGAAGAGCGAGAAGCCGGTTCTGGTCGACTTCTGGGCCACCTGGTGCGGCCCCTGCAAGATGGTCGCCCCGGTGCTCGACGAGATCGCGGGCGAGAACCCCGACAAGCTCACCGTCGCCAAGCTCGACATCGACGCGAACCCGGAGGTCGCTCGCGACTACCAGGTGATGTCGGTCCCGACCATGATCCTGTTCAGCGGTGGCAAGCCGGTGAAGCAGATCGTCGGTGCCAAGCCGAAGGCCGCGCTGCTGGCGGACCTCGCCGACCACCTCTGA
- a CDS encoding N-acetylmuramoyl-L-alanine amidase — MQLLRRGDSGPAVREVRATLRQLGLLPEMPAGGPERPVFDDEVDHAVRVFQQGRGLITDGIVGPDTARALREAGWSLGDRMLSFTLSTPTTGDDVATLQERLLELGYNPGRPSGLFDQQTEQALMRFQRDYGMVPDGVCGPETLRALRQLGRKVTGGRPHLLREEELLRRAGPRMRGKRIVIDPGHGGADRGVEVAGVTEADLMWDLARRLVGRMSATGMEALLSRPEAGNPPDTERAQFANDVGADLVVSLHTDASFSPHAQGLATYYFGNGSGTTSNVGEALAGLIQRELLTRTSMLDCRSQPCTWELVRRTRMPAVRVETGYLTHLGDRGKLLDPGFRDVVAEGILVAVKRLYLLGQDDQPTGTFTFNDVLAREYGRDHIRAV; from the coding sequence ATGCAGCTGCTCCGGCGCGGGGACTCCGGTCCTGCCGTACGCGAGGTCCGAGCGACGCTGCGGCAGCTCGGTCTGCTGCCGGAAATGCCTGCGGGCGGTCCGGAGCGGCCCGTGTTCGACGACGAGGTGGACCACGCCGTCCGCGTCTTCCAGCAGGGCCGGGGGCTCATCACCGACGGCATCGTCGGCCCGGACACCGCCCGCGCTCTCCGCGAGGCGGGCTGGTCGCTGGGCGACCGGATGCTGTCGTTCACGCTGTCCACCCCGACCACCGGTGACGACGTCGCGACCCTGCAGGAGCGGCTGCTCGAGCTCGGCTACAACCCGGGCCGCCCGAGCGGGCTGTTCGACCAGCAGACCGAGCAGGCGCTGATGCGGTTCCAGCGGGACTACGGGATGGTCCCGGACGGTGTGTGCGGCCCGGAGACGCTGCGCGCGCTGCGCCAGCTGGGCCGCAAGGTCACCGGCGGCCGCCCGCACCTGCTGCGCGAGGAGGAGCTGCTCCGCCGCGCCGGCCCCCGGATGCGGGGCAAGCGGATCGTCATCGACCCCGGGCACGGCGGCGCCGACCGCGGTGTCGAGGTCGCCGGCGTCACCGAGGCCGACCTGATGTGGGACCTGGCCCGCCGCCTGGTCGGGCGGATGTCCGCCACCGGCATGGAGGCGCTGCTGTCCCGCCCGGAGGCCGGGAACCCGCCGGACACCGAGCGCGCCCAGTTCGCGAACGACGTCGGCGCCGACCTCGTCGTGTCGCTGCACACCGACGCCAGCTTCAGCCCGCACGCTCAGGGCCTCGCGACCTACTACTTCGGCAACGGCTCGGGCACCACCTCGAACGTGGGCGAGGCGCTCGCCGGCCTGATCCAGCGCGAGCTGCTCACCCGGACGTCGATGCTCGACTGCCGCAGCCAGCCGTGCACCTGGGAGCTGGTGCGTCGCACGCGGATGCCGGCGGTGCGGGTCGAGACCGGCTACCTGACCCACCTCGGGGACCGCGGCAAGCTGCTCGACCCGGGCTTCCGGGACGTCGTCGCCGAGGGCATCCTCGTCGCCGTCAAGCGGCTGTACCTGCTCGGGCAGGACGACCAGCCCACCGGCACGTTCACGTTCAACGACGTGCTGGCCCGGGAGTACGGCCGGGACCACATCCGGGCCGTCTAG
- the trxB gene encoding thioredoxin-disulfide reductase, with protein MTTDDTVHNVIIIGSGPAGYTAAVYAARAQLAPLVFEGSQFGGALMTTTDVENYPGFTDGIMGPELMEQMRGQAQRFGADLRPQDVDEVRLDGEIKEVRVGRETFRARAVILAMGAAPRYLHVPGEQELLGRGVSSCATCDGFFFRDQHIAVVGGGDSAMEEATFLTRFAETVTIIHRRDEFRASKIMLERAQNDPKMRWRTNAEVTEVVGEGAVKQLQLRDTVTGATDTLDVTGMFVAIGHDPRSELVRGQVELDDEGYVQVTDRSTYTNLPGVFACGDLVDHTYRQAITAAGSGCSAAIDAERWLAGHPVSSELAGGGYGDAPVAEVAQAAH; from the coding sequence GTGACCACCGACGACACGGTGCACAACGTGATCATCATCGGGTCCGGGCCCGCGGGCTACACCGCGGCGGTCTACGCCGCACGGGCCCAGCTCGCCCCGCTCGTGTTCGAGGGCAGCCAGTTCGGCGGCGCCCTGATGACCACGACCGACGTGGAGAACTACCCGGGCTTCACCGACGGCATCATGGGCCCGGAGCTCATGGAGCAGATGCGCGGCCAGGCCCAGCGCTTCGGCGCCGACCTCCGCCCGCAGGACGTCGACGAGGTCCGGCTCGACGGCGAGATCAAGGAGGTCCGCGTCGGGCGGGAGACGTTCCGCGCCCGTGCCGTGATCCTCGCGATGGGTGCCGCGCCCCGCTACCTGCACGTCCCCGGCGAGCAGGAGCTGCTCGGCCGCGGCGTCAGCTCGTGCGCGACCTGTGACGGGTTCTTCTTCCGTGACCAGCACATCGCGGTCGTGGGCGGCGGCGACTCGGCCATGGAGGAGGCCACCTTCCTCACCCGCTTCGCCGAGACCGTCACGATCATCCACCGCCGCGACGAGTTCCGGGCGTCGAAGATCATGCTGGAGCGCGCGCAGAACGACCCGAAGATGCGCTGGCGCACCAACGCCGAGGTCACCGAGGTGGTCGGCGAGGGCGCGGTCAAGCAGCTGCAGCTGCGGGACACCGTCACCGGCGCGACCGACACCCTCGACGTCACCGGGATGTTCGTCGCGATCGGACACGACCCGCGCAGCGAGCTCGTCCGCGGCCAGGTCGAGCTGGACGACGAGGGCTACGTGCAGGTCACCGACCGCAGCACCTACACCAACCTCCCCGGCGTCTTCGCCTGCGGCGACCTCGTCGACCACACCTACCGGCAGGCGATCACGGCGGCCGGCTCGGGCTGCTCGGCCGCGATCGACGCCGAGCGGTGGCTCGCCGGGCACCCGGTGAGCTCCGAGCTGGCCGGCGGCGGGTACGGGGACGCCCCCGTGGCCGAGGTCGCCCAGGCCGCGCACTGA